tcacatatacaaaaatagtactgtgtggatgatccttcaactaagcaagttcccaggaaagatttggaggggtcacactggtcccgcttaaaacccaatctcctagacagaacttcttagaacgtatctatccaccgtactgcctttttgtatatacaaccatttgctagctttgttgcggctttcctttacaagtgatctggaatatactggttttatacctgatttctcaacatctggcgagactactagtgcttagattcgtcaagattggtcttcatcagttttcactctacacctctaaatgtccacataaccgggtgtctagagtgtcccaattttaccttccatcaaggcattacaTTTTCCCACTTAATAGTTCAGCAcatataattgggtaaacatgtgcaccttcttcttcttcatctccatataccaccatgatgaccttcagatgtCTCctaatcgggcaatctctctttaataattcaccaccgccattttggtctcgaatctcaacgatcggaccgtaccattgcatccggaatgatcaaattagctggaaacatgtcttgaatcgtccaaatcgcacatcagacggctacgatttgatcaaaacaattctggcctaatTAACGGCTCAGAATCAATCttagatccggttgcacgtaggatcagctacactggatcctatccctcggctcacGGCTCGGCTCCAATTCGGCTCGGCTCAATTTGGCTCGGCTCGTggctgatgacgtggcaggtggGCCCCCTATGCTGACATGTCCGTTGACTAGTCAATGCttttgctgactgtgtatgctgatgtcatccttgcatcatgctgatgtcatcctttaCATGGCacgtcactgttcatgtctactgttcacatgggtcgggtcactggtattcgggtcgggtcaactcatccgggtgaagaagacgcgtgggcgCGTCTGCGCGCGTGGCCCGCCACCTcaccggagagtgatggagagtgcggccatgtccgacgtccgattttgacgccgttttcaccagtggcttcgtatcgtcctcctctacacgatggtatggtcaaaacataattttgacaactttcatttttgagcaaaaatcaaacaccacgtCAAACCataagctctgataccacttgtagGGACTACGGACACCACTTATCTCCacattggtatgatattgtccactttgggcctaagccctcatggatttgctcttggGCTATACCCCAAAAGGCCTCATACCAATGTAGATATTTGTCCATCTTTATATACCCTTGATCCTCCCCGTTTCTAGCCAATGTGGGACTTTGGTTGCATACCCAACAGCAGAGCTGTTATATAAATCCAGCTATTACaacagaaaacagaaaaatatgCAACCCACATTTAGCACTCCTACAAACATGGTTTAGTAAACAAGGAATAAATCAAATCTTATCTCTTAATCCTAAAAACTAGGACATTTATTAACTGACTTAGTTGCAACAGTTTTTGTTagcaatatttaattttgccaCTGTTAGGTCCCGAATATAGATTTTTTAGAGGCAAATTATATTCAAACCACTAAAACAAGAAATCGTGTTGAATTTTGGAAGGCAAGACTAAGTGTATTAAGCGTTTAAAGAATGGATCCAGTTGCGCTTGATATAAGTGAAGATCAAAGTTAAATTCATAACCCTCTTAATTATGAATGCAGATtgtaaaaacaaagataaatccAAGGCACTTGATATAAATGTGATAAATActatagataaaatatttaaatataaatatatattagatataaaattaattaaatatcttttttggtttctaattaaataatttaaaatataaatttctatgtttttcagatttttattaaactaattaaGCATCGTTTTTTCACTAACTTTCCTTAGTAAataattttagtaaaataataaaaaaataatgatatataattttggtcccattaaattttgatatttattccTGGAGACTGAGTGTTAAACAGGTCATTCTTCTCAGCCAAGGGATCCAGGCTGCACTGTTGACTGTAAGATTATATCACTCGCATCCTTAGAGCTACAGGATCAACAGCAGAACCTAACAGTCATACATGGGGGCTCAGGCAGGGGCTGTAATCAGTGAACTTTACAATATACAGAACTGGAAGTGCATACAGCTCCATGTTGAGAGAAAAAATGCCTTGCTGCACACAATGTCCTTGGTGCTCGTAGAAGTGAAGTTCATGGAAGAGCTGAGCATGGCAGACAAAGTTCTTTTTGGACCACTAGAGGAGGTGAGGAGCAAGCTATGGAGGCATTAGTCATTACTCCTTGGAAACTAAGACAGGGCAAAGGCAGAAAGTGAACTTGTGTTTATTGGTTGAAGAGTAAAGCAAAGAACTCTTATTTCCCTTGTACTTTAAGTCCGAGGCTTGTAAAAAAGGTAGCCTTCATGAACTTTTAAGCCAAGACATAACCCCCATAACCCTTCATTTCCAAATCTAATATgcacatataaattaaaatccaatgTTTGGAAAAATTTATATGAACCAATCATTCAAGTACAATATCCACATTACACAATCATGGATAAATTATTCATCATTACCTTGCTTGGTTTGCTGATATTGGTTAATGGAGTTGCTGAAAACTTGGTGTACAGCAACTTTGCCATGCTTGAGGAGCTTGAAAGCTTTGAGATAGACGATGAAGATGATGTGGAACTTTTCGATATCCCGTCATGGACTAGTGAACGAGGTGGCAAGGTTCTTGTGAATGTTGATAGCTTTGGTGCTGTTGGAGATGGAATTTCTGATGACACCCAGGTGCATATTAGaaatcttgaaattattttaaaggttTTCAGTACTGTGGCACTTACTTTAATGATTGATCTTTCTAGGTTAAAGTCCACTTTTTGAATCTCACATATTCCCCAAATTATATATCTGCTAGCCTAAAGCTAAATAAACAACATTGACTATAGTCCTAATCAGGTTACATGTTCTGTTCTGATATTACCAGGCATTTGTAAAAGCTTGGGGCACCGCCTGTGCTATCCCAAAATCAGTATTCTTGGTTCCCTCCGGGCGCCGTTATTTAGTTAATGCAACAAGATTTAAGGGCCCTTGTGAAGATAAGTTGATCATCCAGGTAATTTTCTACGTTGCTTCAAGTGAAATATATCCAAATTTATATTTCAGAAATTGTTGTCACTTTCTTGGCAGATGTTGTCGAACAGTTGCATTATAATCTCACCTTTTACAATTTGTTGTCATCACGACTTTGCAGATAGATGGAACGATTGTGGCACCTGATGAACCTAAGAACTGGGACCCCGATCTTGCTCGACTATGGCTTGATTTCTCTAAGCTGAACGGAGCCCTGTTCCAAGGGAATGGAGTTATTGATGGATCAGGCAGCAAATGGTGGGCGTCATCTTGCAAAAAGAACAAGTCCAATGTGATTATTCAAAAATTCTAGTCTCTATAGTTTAATCCATGCTTTGCTACTTGAATAGGTCAGAATTTaacactcttttttctttctttacagcCTTGCAGAGGTGCACCATCAGTAAGGATCTTTTTCCCTTCATTATATAATTCATCCTTCCggggagaaaaaagaaactatGCAGATTGTCAGGGATTTAACCAATGAGACCTTTGCAGGCATTGACCATTGATTCAAGCTCAGCAGTGAAAGTAAAAGGTCTTACTATAAAGAACAGCCAGCAGATGAATTTTGTGATTTCCAAGTCAGCATCCGTGAGAATATCTAAAGTTACTGTCTCATCGCCTGGAGACAGTCCTAACACTGATGGAATCCATATTACTCAATCAACTAATGTGGTTCTCCAGGATTGCAAAATCGGAACAGGTTTTCAGACCTTGACCCCATTATTTTCCTCATCTATTCTCCAAGTAAAGAATATCATAATTAGAATGGAGATCTTGGGGATATTATTGGCAAACATTCTGACAGGTTGCATATTTTGTTGATTCTATGGTATATTCAGGTGACGATTGCATCTCGATTGTCAACGGTAGCTCTGCGATAAAGATGAAGGGAATATATTGTGGACCGGGACATGGAGTCAGGTTGAGTTAAATATGAGATTCTAGCCATCATGTCATATCCCATAAAGGAAGATGTTATAGGCCAAATTTTACCATTATCTATACAGAAGAGCTGGGACTGAAATTCTAAGTTTTCATTATtaacccttttcttttaaattctgTCACTCAGCATTGGAAGTCTAGGGAAGGACAACTCAACAGGCATAGTCACAAAGGTGGTCCTGGATACTGCACTTATCAGGGAGACAACGAATGGCGTCAGGATTAAGACTTGGCAGGTAATACTCTAGGTAGTTAAAGCTGTTCGGATCCTAATGGAAGTgcataaattattttctcataCAAGACTTGAGGAATGTTCGATGGAGTATGCATCTAAAATGCCCTGATGACATCCTCTCTGGATCTCTATATGCTGCAGGGAGGTAATGGTTATGTTCGCGGGGTACGTTTTGAAAACGTCAGGATGGACAATGTTGATAACCCCATCATCATTGATCAATTCTACTGTGATTCCCCGAAATCGTGCCAAAACCAGGTACGTATCCATTTTTTGTGCTAGATTCATACTTGACAATCTACTCTTTAATAACTATCCTAGTCATCTGATCAGaattttgctcctttttttaGACATCAGCTGTAAGAATTAGCGAGATCATGTACCGCAATATTAGTGGGACTACAAAGAGTGCAAAAGCGATGAAGTTTTCCTGCAGTGACACAGCTCCTTGCAGCACCATAGTCCTGAGCAACGTAAACTTGGAGAAGGAGGATGGCACAGTAGAGACCTACTGCAATTCTGCCGAAGGCTTTGGATATGGCGTTGTTCACCCATCAGCTGATTGCTTAACTTCCCATGACAAAGACTATAGTTTCTTCGACCAGAGAGAAGTTTCCCAAGACTACATTCTCAACGACGTGACAGAAGAAAAGGTTGAGCTTGCAGATTCCAACAACGACCGCATTGTTCATACTGAACTTTGACATGGCCTCTTATTGTAATTAAACTATCCTTATTAACTATAGTAATATACTAAATTGGGTAAATGGAATGTATAGAATACCAATAGTATTTCTTGGAGGAGGATTGAGGTGCCCATGTTCTATTTTTTGGGAAGTTACAGGTATTCATATATAGTTAGAGACCAGCTACAGCAGAAAGCAATTATGCAGCTGGGATTTTAAATATTGTGTATATTTTGATTACATGTGCCTGCATTATTTGAAGGTTTGTCATAATTGCAAGCTGGTACATttgtaatgattttttgttgtttcgggtttcaaattctataatttaagtctttttatttctagATTTGTTATATGAGCAGCGAGCTTGCCTAAAGCTACAATGATGCAGGTAAAAGCTACAATTTAAGTCCCAAGGCTATATCATGCAGGTAAAAGCTACAATTACAACAACAACGTAGAAAACACATACATTTAAAAGAGTGGCAAATGAACTCTAAATtcacaaagaaaataataataaaattggctCAAATAACAtctttaaagtttaatttaaaatttaaaagtattctaGAGCTTGACTTCAGATAGACTTTCTATAGAGCTAAACTTACAGAATCATGTTTTATGTCAAATAATTAATCTGGCACGACTAAATATCTTTTTGTGCTTACTTCTGTCTCACTAATCTATCATAAGTATGTTAAGCTTTCTCATGATTCATAATTGATAAAAGATTCCCATTTAACTATTCAAAACCTTCATACTTCATGTTCATAAAATATGGCCTTGCTGTAGACAATGTCAACGATGCTCGTATAACTGATGCTTATGGAAGAGTTCTTCACAGGGAAGCCATAGGACAcgattttattctcttttttttttctgggcaATTAGAGGAGGTGGAGAAGGAAGCTTTCGAATTATTACTTCCTGGAAAGTAAAACTAGTTGCAGTACCATCAAATGTGACAGTTTTTAGAATTGCTAGGATCTTGGAACAAGTAGGAACTAAGATCCTTTACGGATTCCTACAAGTTTCAGATAAATTCGAGTCTTCGACAAGAACATTATACTGGGCTTTTTTTGTATTGGGTCAGGCATTCTAAGCCTAGGTTCctagctttttatttatttattgttctttaggtttttatcttcaaaaatatatttttaaatattttgattaaaatgaactctaaataaagtaattaaaattatattttaattaattattactcTATTTTAACAtatgttttaaatataattataggtttttatgataatatatcTAATATGCAGAAATAAAGTTGATGAATACTCAATAcagtttttatttcaagaatgtgctcatgaatatttaatgaagttttttttttcatatattttaacttgaatCTATAACATTAGTTGATTTTTTGTCCTCcaatcaaacataaaatattgtgtctttatttaaatatttttaaattttttaaattatgatatgttttttatttaaaaaatagtgcttttgataaaaaaaaatatatatttttgataactgtttttattttaataagaaaatggaGTTTAGATTGAAGAGATATATTCTTAATACTtgttttaaatgattaaaactttaaaaacatttattttaattatcattgttttttattaaaaaaaaatatgtacagcaaataaaaaaatgtatttttcttctggaatttaaattgttatctTTTACGTAAAAGAACTGAAAAAGAAGATTTCAAAAAAGGGTTCATTGGTGAATAATTAGTATAACACTATAccaattgaaatgaaattttaggaaacaagaaattaattagaaattgagAGATCAATCTAATAGCTatgggattttatttatttcttagttATCATACaccaccagaaattcgctaaataccaacggacataccgacgaaattttttctgtcggtatttttcggccgaaatcaccgatggacaatattcgtcggtaattaccgaccgaattaccgacagaaaattcagaattaatgaaaaaagggcgggtaggtGGCGCAGAGGTTTTGGcaggtgatttttccgacggaatcatcgacggatttgaaatgccagatccgtaccggtgacgtgaccggtgcaccgttaaaaataccaacggaatcaccgagggatttgaatagcaggtccgtgcggtgacgtgtcgatttcCCGTCAGAAGTACCGACGGTTTCGTtgacggattcaccgacaggatcaaaaccgtcggtaagtccgtcggtaaaagtgaatatatgACCACTCTGCCatcactctcctcccccatttctccttcttcttcctaatcctaaccctccccatctgcaaaataaccagccccccctcgcccaaaacaaaaatcttcctcatctcagcacaacaagttgtatttcttgaagttttgtggtcataacatccgtgttctgatttaccgacggattttatcattttttgtaagcaattctatctttcaaaattttaacatttaaatgtcaattttttttattttagtatatgtatttttttttagtagatgtacatgttttattgttatttctcaaacaaacttgtagtatatgaatgtataattttatacttgttatggtttgttttagattttgtaagattgtatttgtttgaaaattcttaaaacttaatttgtagaattaccgaattacatgttatgttttgaaataattaagagcttgcttaatgggtcctttttatagaggttcaatagaagtcatggatgatcgttcatggatgtatctagattcaccccaaggattgcggaggatgaattattgtaacggggttcagggttttattaatttcgcaacatctattcccagaaattttactggaggcggtattaagtgtccatgcaggaagtgtcaaaataaaaagtatctgcatccagatgttgtaatgatgcatcttctacacaaagggtttgtggaggattacgagtgttggtatgcacatggagaggtatttgttagtaataggagaatgggagaaacggtggttgggtcaacttctagtgttagcaacgtgcatgaagcggcaaataacaacactaatccttacagaaacatggttatggatgcaatgagaatgaatcaagataatgtcaatcaatgtccaatcgtagaagaagaacctaatgcagaggcagttaggttttttgatttgttgaaagattctgatgaaccattatgggatggctgcacaaaccacagtaaattatcgacTATGGCAcaagtgttcaccatcaagtcagatcacgggttgagtgaggccgggtatgacaaaattattgattgggcaagaagcattttacctgaagggaacaggctcaaagagaacttctatgctgcgaagtccatgatgaaacccctcggtttagtataccagaaaattgacatgcgccctaacttctgcatgttatactaccttgaaaatgctgagatgaccgagtgcatgacatgcgggcattcccgttacaaacccaaaactggtaaggggaagactctagtggcatataaaaaacttagatatttcccgatcacacctagactgcataggttatttatgtcaccaaggactgctgagcacatgacatgacaccaaacacacgatgccgttgatggtgtgatggtgcatctttctgacggcgaagcgtggaaacgctttaacagtgttcatcctgacttttctgctgaatctaggaatgttcgacttgggttgtgtacagacgggttcaacccatttgggtcatttgctgctccctattcttgttggccggtcattctcacagtttataacttgccaccgggaatgtgtataaggccggagttcatgtttctatctattgtcatacccggtccaagcagcccggggcggaatatagatgtttgtcttcgaccgttgatagatgagctggcgcagttgtggtcctccggatctctgacttatgatatatcgaggaaacaaaatttccttgtgagggcggctttgatgtggactatcagtgattttccagcttatggaatgctttctggttggagcacgcatgagaaactcgcatgtccatactgcatggaaaacaacaaggcattcacgctagcaaactgaggtaaagcttctttttttgactgtcaccgtcgcttcttgccacttaatcacaggttcagaaagaacaaaaaagatttctttgttggtagagttgaaaaagatgttgcatccccgcatctttctggtgaagaattgcatcatgttgtatcagagtacggtgacattgtgtttggccttcaatcaggtaagcaaaagtttcctagttttggtttgacccataattgggtaaaactaagtatcttttgggagcttccgtattggaagactaatcttctccgccataaccttgacgtcatgcacatcgaaaagaacatgtttgagaatattttcaacaccgtcatggatgtgaaggggaagacaaaggacaacatgaaggctagattggatatagctttatactgtaaccgtaaaaatatggagttggtttatgacgagtcacgggttgcaaaaccaagggcaagcttcgtgttagagaaaaacacacaactgctagtctacaaatggcttaagagtctgcgtttcccggatggacatgcatcgaacatatcaaggcttgttaacatagaggactgcagattgtatggaatgaagagccatgactgccacgtgtttatgcaaacactcatcccattagcttttcgtgatttgttgccaaagggaatatgggatgcactaacggagatcagtcatttcttcagagatatatgctctagcaagatgaatgttgagcacattgagatgcttcaaacaaatatcatcgagacactatgcaaacttgatatgatattccctccttcattttttgactcaatggagcatctccctatacatctaccattCGAgacaaaagctggaggaccagtccagtatagatggatgtacccattcgaatggtgagatattacagttgcaatggaattcatatcttaaagtattttctatgtttttcttatttgaaaatacttgaattgtacttcaatgcaggtacttgtttgatctagaaaaaaaggttaagaacaaggcgcatgttgaggcttccatatctgaggcctatattgttgaagagatatcaacatttatctcgtactatttcgaacctcatctgagaacaagaatcaatcgcgttccacggcatgacgatggcggtgaagtgccttccagtgggaacttgtcaatattctccaatactggacgacccacacctaaaaatgccgtaagaggaagatatttgtcggaaatagaattcaaacaagcacacaactatgttctatttaactgtgatgagctgagaccatttattcagtaagtctatatatgtgtaatactaattaaactttgtcagtaatatattgttaattatatattgtaatatcatacactcattatcacttgcaggcaacatcgacaatatttgctctccaataactcgcagctgaccgaatcccagatctttcaattacaagatgaacaatttgccacatggttcagaacacatgtaagcactatcacaaactcattctaacgtatgcatgtcattacgagattctcgttcatttaccgtgtattgatgtacatttaattacatatatttacaaggtttatcaaatgggaaggagtgcgcccaagtcattgtcttcactaagcctcggccctgaaagaaaagttaggtgctacaacgggtattttgtcaatggatatgttttccatactgaagaatacgggcaaggaagaaagacatacaactgcggtgtttgtgttaagggatccacaagtagccagttagaagttgactactatggtagattagaagaggtcgtcgaactgcaatatcatagcaagcagaataaagtgtttttattcaaatgctattggtatgacacgacggacagaggaatcagagttgatccgcaccatggtctagtcgaaatcaactcaaaagctagactccgcaacataaacgatgtctttgttttcgcaaagcaatgtcaacaagtttattacacatacaccccatcatttagaaaggatcgttcaagagttgattggttttttgttttaaaaacaaaaccacggggtcgtgtcgaggttgttcaggatgagaacaaagacacaagtgtgcgagatgaagtctttcaagttcgtgagttggttgaaccatatcgagttgctccttcgattaaattggaagaaaattcaaattttcgagttctcgatgatagtcttgttgatattgacggagaggagttgaatgttgttctcagctctagcggagaagcaaatgtcgatgaagaagatgatatccatattgaagattgcgatgaagatgatgacaattcaactgatgaggaagaagaagaaaattctgactaattatgaaaatgaagccctatgtaaaaacatttgtctcatgtaatttagattatagatgatgtattttgtaaaacaaaatatttactgtttaagcaatgtggttattgtgtttatgtgatggacagtttatcagttaagtttctgcaggaaggtaaacaggcaatacaaagacaacctttcctgcatcatgcaatcttaccgacgtccataccgacggacagtgatccgtcggtatctcatagagagttcgaaattaattacgcgaaatgccaccaacaccgacgacattaccgacggcttcaccgacacatacaccgacggattatatccatcggtatctcacagagagttcgaaaatatttacaacaaaatgccacaatcagcgcCGGTAATACCGACGAattatagtccgtcggtatctcacagagagttcgaaaatatttacaacaaaatgccacaatgaccgacggattcaccgacagaTTTTTCGATgctaataccgacggaataggtccgtcggtaatttgtctgtcacacatattaccgacagaaataccgacggacagcgcgatttccaaagtgtgtgaattaatgtgcctctgaacttgtcatattaccgacggaatcatcgACAGActgcgaaaaatatggagggcttttaaaaattcggggcgaaattcaaaaaataccgacggatttttgacctgttaccgacggatttttgacctgttaccgacggaattttttaccttttaccgacggatattaattccgtcggtgagtccgtcggtaaaactgccctataagttccagcccccgccgcttcgcttctcctccgtttttca
This is a stretch of genomic DNA from Populus alba chromosome 11, ASM523922v2, whole genome shotgun sequence. It encodes these proteins:
- the LOC118040817 gene encoding probable polygalacturonase At1g80170 encodes the protein MDKLFIITLLGLLILVNGVAENLVYSNFAMLEELESFEIDDEDDVELFDIPSWTSERGGKVLVNVDSFGAVGDGISDDTQAFVKAWGTACAIPKSVFLVPSGRRYLVNATRFKGPCEDKLIIQIDGTIVAPDEPKNWDPDLARLWLDFSKLNGALFQGNGVIDGSGSKWWASSCKKNKSNPCRGAPSALTIDSSSAVKVKGLTIKNSQQMNFVISKSASVRISKVTVSSPGDSPNTDGIHITQSTNVVLQDCKIGTGDDCISIVNGSSAIKMKGIYCGPGHGVSIGSLGKDNSTGIVTKVVLDTALIRETTNGVRIKTWQGGNGYVRGVRFENVRMDNVDNPIIIDQFYCDSPKSCQNQTSAVRISEIMYRNISGTTKSAKAMKFSCSDTAPCSTIVLSNVNLEKEDGTVETYCNSAEGFGYGVVHPSADCLTSHDKDYSFFDQREVSQDYILNDVTEEKVELADSNNDRIVHTEL